The Phaeocystidibacter marisrubri genomic interval GCCTTCCCTATCACCAGCGGGTAAATATGTCTATTGGTGGGATGGAGCTTCTTTGCAATGGAAGGGGTATAGAGTGGAAGACGGTCAGGATCTCATTCTATCGGCCAATATTTCTACTCCAGTGTACGATGAAGAACACGATACCCCGAATGAGCCTGGCAGTTACGGATATGCCGGATGGAGCGAAGGAGATGAGAACTTCTATATTTATGATGCCTACGATATTTGGAGTGTGATCCCCGGTGGCAGCGCAACGAATATGACAGGAGGAAAAGGTAGAAACGCCAATACGCGTTATCGCTACATTCAATTGGATAGAGATCAGCGATTTCTTTCAACTCGTGGAGATTGGATTTTAGAATCTTTTAATGAATCAGACAAGTCGAATGCCTACGTGGAATTCTCTTTGGAGAATCGCAAAATGGAGACCTTAGTAGGGGGTGACTTCATGCTGTCTGACTTGATGAAGGCCGATTCCGCTGAGGTGTATGTCTACCGCAAACAGACCTTTGTAGATTACCCAGAACTCTATGTGGTTCGTGGGGATGATTTGGCGGATGCGGAGGTGGTAACGGAGACCAATCCTCAACAGTCGGACGTGCGATGGGGAACTTCTGAGTTGGTTGAATGGACCACGCCAACAGGGATAGAGTTGCAGGGGCTGTTGTACAAGCCACAAGATTTTGACCCTACCAAGAAGTATCCTGTGCTGGTGTATTTCTATGAGACTTATTCTGATTTATTGCACCGACACTACTTGCCAGCGCCAAGTGCCAGTGTGATTAATTTCCCATACTTCCTGAGCAATGAATACGTGATCTTCATTCCAGATGTGGTTTACGAAGAGGGAAGACCGGGAAAGAGTGCCGAAGATTGCATCCTTTCAGGCGCTCAGATGATTGCACAGTACCCGTGGGCAGATGCTTCCAACATGGCCATTCAAGGTCAGAGTTGGGGGGGGTATCAAGTGGCTCATCTCGTCACCAGAACCGATATGTTTAAATGTGCCATGGCAGGTGCTCCTGTGAGTAACATGACCTCGGCTTATGGCGGAATTCGCTGGGGATCGGGTATGAGTAGAGAGTTCCAGTATGAAAGAACACAGAGTAGAATTGGGGGAACCCTATGGGAGCGCACCGATCTCTACTTGGAGAATTCTCCGGTGTTCTACGCGCATCAAGTAGAAACTCCTCTTCTCATTATGCACAATGATAACGATGGTGCAGTACCTTGGTACCAAGGAATTGAATACTTCATGGCATTGCGAAGATTACAGAAACCTGTTTGGATGCTGGTATACAATGGGGAAGAACACAACCTCATGCAGCGTCACAACAGAAAGGATTTGAGTGTTCGAATGGCTCAATTCTTTGACCATTATTTAAAAGGTGCACCGGCTCCAGAATGGATGGTGAAGGGGCGCCCTTACAACGAGAAAGACTTCAACTCAGCAATAAATGAATACAATGAAAATGAATAAGATCCTATTGAAGATTGGGTTGGTAGCAATTGGAGTGAGCAGCTCCTTCGCTACGATGGCGCAAGACTTTGCCCCAGTACAGAGAGCAGATAGATACCAAGTGGAGGTCAATATTATAGGCCGATTGGATTCGAAGATAGATGTGACTGTGGTTCCACCCATTATGAACACCGATGAGGTGATCTACGCGATGCCGAAAATCGTCCCTGGTACGTATGATATTTCCGATTTTGGTCAGTTTGTTCGAGGTTTGAAAGCCTTTGACAGCAGAGGGAATGAGCTTAAAACCAAGCGCCTCGACGAAAACCGCTGGTCTATATCAAACGGAAAGGCGCTCTACAAGATCACGTATGAAGCGGTTGAAACCGATGGCGACCGAAAAGCAGACATCTTCCTTCCGGGAGGAACGGCTATT includes:
- a CDS encoding alpha/beta hydrolase family protein; its protein translation is MRKLLFTLFAISSFYSWAQLRALDHSDYDGWNRISTYTLANDGKYMAVQTSPQEGDSHVDLIKTRNGRSTRYERASGPSFTADGKWLFFTVSPAYAEVRRLKLKDTPKDEMPEDHLVRVNVRSGKTDTIFNVSSFDVHQNQGAYISIFLEDEKEVEEEEDADSTTTTTDYFWDGEEKVGSGYTDEDAKRLVIWNLETNVRDTIERASELKWASKVANAVIIQSAGDSTQPATVLRWFNDQPYTAIDTAFEGVKKLSMDELGVHVAYLVTHDSENADIHYYDLKLSEGSAWASVVLEAESDQLPEGWMLSEFNSLNFSEDGRSLYMATRPVPFIPEEDTTVLESEKVSLDIWSWTDEDIQPMQKINSRDDKHRSYEGRFILAEKKWVQLEDETVEHVRVDLESELDYTVGYMVPHSERASMSWNYPTPMDFYIVDLNTGEKKRIVTGVRSWPSLSPAGKYVYWWDGASLQWKGYRVEDGQDLILSANISTPVYDEEHDTPNEPGSYGYAGWSEGDENFYIYDAYDIWSVIPGGSATNMTGGKGRNANTRYRYIQLDRDQRFLSTRGDWILESFNESDKSNAYVEFSLENRKMETLVGGDFMLSDLMKADSAEVYVYRKQTFVDYPELYVVRGDDLADAEVVTETNPQQSDVRWGTSELVEWTTPTGIELQGLLYKPQDFDPTKKYPVLVYFYETYSDLLHRHYLPAPSASVINFPYFLSNEYVIFIPDVVYEEGRPGKSAEDCILSGAQMIAQYPWADASNMAIQGQSWGGYQVAHLVTRTDMFKCAMAGAPVSNMTSAYGGIRWGSGMSREFQYERTQSRIGGTLWERTDLYLENSPVFYAHQVETPLLIMHNDNDGAVPWYQGIEYFMALRRLQKPVWMLVYNGEEHNLMQRHNRKDLSVRMAQFFDHYLKGAPAPEWMVKGRPYNEKDFNSAINEYNENE